Proteins co-encoded in one Flavobacterium fluviale genomic window:
- a CDS encoding glycine--tRNA ligase, translated as MAKQEDIFKNVVSHAKEYGFIFPSSEVYDGLSAVYDYAQNGVELKKNIREYWWKSMVQMNENIVGLDAAILMHPTTWKASGHVDAFNDPLIDNKDSKKRYRADVLVEDHAEKIHQKAQKEIDKAKARFGDAFNEQEFVTTNARVIEYLAKEKEIRERLGRSLGNGDLADVKALIEELEIADPETGSKNWTEVKQFNLMFGTKLGASAESAMDLYLRPETAQGIFVNFLNVQKSGRMKVPFGIAQTGKAFRNEIVARQFIFRMREFEQMEMQFFVRPGEEMKSYEYWKETRLKWHLSLGLGKENYRFHDHEKLAHYANAAADIEFNFPFGFKELEGIHSRTDFDLKAHEEYSGRKLQYFDPELNENYVPYVVETSVGLDRMFLAVFATSLKEETLEDGSTRTVLKLPAVLAPTKAAVLPLVKKDGLPEISRKIIEDLKWDFNVAYDEKDAVGRRYRRQDALGTPFCITIDHQTLEDETVTIRHRDTMKQDRVKITELRAIIENEVSMKNWLMKM; from the coding sequence ATGGCAAAACAAGAAGATATATTTAAGAATGTGGTTTCGCACGCAAAAGAGTACGGATTTATTTTTCCGTCAAGCGAAGTTTACGACGGACTGAGTGCTGTTTATGATTATGCACAAAATGGTGTCGAATTAAAAAAGAATATCCGTGAATATTGGTGGAAATCAATGGTTCAAATGAATGAGAATATTGTCGGCCTTGATGCTGCAATATTAATGCATCCAACAACTTGGAAAGCTTCTGGACACGTTGATGCATTCAATGATCCATTAATTGATAATAAAGATTCTAAAAAAAGATATAGAGCTGACGTTTTGGTTGAAGATCATGCTGAAAAAATTCACCAAAAAGCACAAAAAGAAATTGACAAAGCAAAAGCTCGTTTTGGCGATGCATTCAACGAACAAGAATTTGTAACTACAAATGCTCGTGTAATTGAATATTTAGCTAAAGAAAAAGAAATCAGAGAGCGTTTAGGACGTTCTTTAGGAAACGGAGATTTAGCTGATGTAAAAGCTTTGATAGAAGAACTTGAAATTGCTGATCCTGAAACTGGTTCTAAAAACTGGACAGAGGTAAAACAATTTAACTTAATGTTCGGAACAAAACTGGGTGCATCTGCAGAAAGCGCAATGGATTTATACTTACGTCCAGAAACGGCGCAGGGTATTTTCGTTAACTTTTTAAATGTTCAGAAATCAGGTCGTATGAAAGTTCCTTTTGGAATTGCTCAAACGGGTAAAGCATTCAGAAACGAGATTGTTGCAAGACAATTTATTTTCCGTATGCGTGAATTTGAACAAATGGAAATGCAGTTTTTTGTACGTCCTGGAGAAGAAATGAAATCATACGAATACTGGAAAGAAACTCGTTTGAAATGGCATTTATCTTTAGGATTAGGAAAAGAAAATTACCGTTTTCACGATCACGAAAAATTAGCGCACTACGCAAATGCAGCAGCGGATATCGAATTTAATTTCCCATTCGGGTTTAAAGAATTGGAAGGAATTCACTCTCGTACAGATTTCGATTTGAAAGCACACGAAGAATATTCTGGAAGAAAATTACAATATTTCGATCCTGAACTAAACGAAAACTATGTTCCATATGTAGTAGAAACTTCTGTTGGTTTAGATCGTATGTTCCTGGCTGTTTTTGCAACTTCATTAAAAGAAGAAACATTAGAAGACGGTTCTACAAGAACTGTTTTAAAACTGCCAGCAGTTTTAGCACCGACAAAAGCAGCAGTATTACCGTTGGTTAAAAAAGATGGTCTGCCGGAAATTTCAAGAAAAATCATCGAAGATTTGAAATGGGATTTCAATGTGGCATATGATGAAAAAGACGCTGTAGGACGTCGTTACAGAAGACAAGATGCTTTAGGAACGCCATTCTGTATCACAATAGATCATCAGACTCTTGAAGACGAAACAGTTACAATTCGTCATAGAGATACAATGAAACAAGATCGTGTAAAAATTACTGAACTTAGAGCTATTATCGAAAATGAAGTTTCGATGAAAAACTGGTTAATGAAAATGTAA
- a CDS encoding zinc-dependent metalloprotease, giving the protein MKKQLLYIFLVLCCANGIAQNDVLWQKVTSSSSLSRKAGISDAKVYYKLNTDLLSAKLASTTSKLAVSNRTEITIPNTEGKLERFSVWESSNFDPELQAKYPEIRAYEGRGIDDKNAKIHFSVAPIGMQTMVFRLEKPTEYIEQNPDNKSEYVLFKSIDNADSKMLLDCKTANSISENKTGSTAKTASNAKQFKTLRLALSCTAEYTTYFGGTKAAALAGMNATLSRVNGIFDRDLSVKLVLVANNDAVIYTDASTDPYSIPSIGAAESNPTWGQQVQTTLTNVIGDGNYDIGHLFGASGGGGLANCIGCVCVSPTSSNPLAKGSAFTSPKDARPQGDTFDIDFVAHEMGHQLGASHTFSHALEGLGTSYEPGSGSTIMAYAGITNYDVQSNSDDYFSYASINQIQNNLAGKTCPVTTPIINNPPVIDAGPNYTIPISTAFVLKGTGSDSEGNTITYSWEQLDNATTTSGANSIAYATKPNGPMFRSLPPTTSSVRYMPALNSVLNNQLTTTWESVSSIAKTMNFTLTGRDNAPEGTAQTYTDAMVVTVSAAAGPFAVTSQNTGDVAWQKGSTQTINWSVNNTNTLPGSSNVNIKLSLDGGLTFPITLASNILNDGSETVLVPSNIEASTNCRLLIEPVNNIYYAVNSAPFAIGYTVSTNCSTFNFEGGYAIGTSSNFLSKTVTVPASIGTISDVNVSVNVTHARFEDLEMQIVSPSGKVVTLFNKSCGTTNSTLALQFDDSGNALNCNTTTSQIVIPASALSAFNGENSQGNWTFSVKDAVTGGFGTINSASVNICNTTYTLGNSDFENIDFALYPNPNKGNFTVQFNRDSVSEVKIYVHDILGKYVYSNTFQGSGYFIQDVQLPNVPNGVYLVTVIDGDKRTIRKILVN; this is encoded by the coding sequence ATGAAAAAACAACTACTTTATATATTTCTTGTTTTGTGTTGCGCAAATGGTATTGCCCAGAATGATGTTTTGTGGCAAAAAGTAACCTCTTCATCATCGCTTTCGCGAAAGGCAGGTATTTCAGATGCAAAAGTGTATTATAAATTGAATACCGATCTGCTTTCTGCCAAACTTGCTTCAACGACAAGTAAATTGGCTGTAAGCAATAGGACAGAAATTACAATTCCGAATACAGAAGGAAAATTAGAACGTTTTTCGGTTTGGGAATCTTCGAATTTTGATCCAGAATTACAAGCTAAATATCCAGAAATTAGAGCTTATGAAGGAAGAGGAATAGATGATAAAAATGCTAAAATTCATTTTAGCGTTGCTCCAATCGGAATGCAGACTATGGTTTTTCGTTTGGAAAAACCAACTGAGTATATTGAGCAAAACCCAGATAATAAGTCAGAATATGTTTTGTTTAAATCTATAGATAATGCAGATTCAAAGATGCTGCTGGATTGTAAAACAGCTAATTCAATTTCAGAGAATAAAACTGGATCTACAGCAAAAACAGCTTCAAATGCCAAACAGTTTAAAACACTTCGTTTAGCATTATCCTGCACAGCGGAATATACTACATATTTCGGCGGAACAAAAGCTGCAGCATTGGCAGGTATGAACGCAACCCTTAGCCGTGTTAATGGAATTTTTGATAGAGATCTTTCAGTAAAACTCGTTTTAGTGGCTAATAATGATGCTGTTATTTATACAGATGCTTCTACAGACCCTTATTCTATTCCTTCAATTGGAGCGGCAGAAAGTAATCCAACTTGGGGACAACAAGTTCAAACTACATTAACCAATGTGATTGGTGATGGCAATTATGATATCGGACATTTGTTTGGGGCTTCAGGCGGGGGAGGTCTTGCGAATTGTATTGGTTGTGTTTGTGTTAGCCCAACATCCAGTAATCCTTTGGCAAAGGGCAGTGCATTTACATCTCCAAAAGATGCAAGACCACAAGGCGATACTTTTGATATTGATTTTGTGGCGCATGAAATGGGTCATCAACTAGGCGCATCACATACTTTCTCTCATGCTCTCGAAGGATTAGGAACAAGTTATGAGCCAGGAAGTGGTTCAACCATTATGGCCTATGCTGGGATTACAAATTATGATGTTCAGAGTAATTCAGATGATTATTTCTCGTATGCAAGTATTAATCAAATACAGAATAATTTAGCCGGAAAAACTTGTCCCGTTACTACTCCAATTATCAATAATCCACCGGTAATTGATGCAGGTCCGAACTATACGATTCCAATTAGTACAGCATTTGTTTTAAAAGGAACAGGTTCAGACTCTGAAGGAAATACCATTACTTATTCTTGGGAACAGCTTGATAATGCTACTACTACCTCAGGTGCAAATAGTATTGCTTATGCCACAAAACCAAACGGACCAATGTTTCGATCCCTGCCTCCAACAACTTCGTCTGTTCGTTACATGCCGGCTTTGAATTCTGTATTGAATAATCAATTGACAACAACCTGGGAATCTGTTTCTTCAATTGCGAAAACAATGAATTTTACTTTGACAGGAAGAGACAATGCACCAGAAGGAACCGCACAAACGTACACAGATGCAATGGTTGTTACAGTAAGCGCTGCTGCAGGGCCATTTGCAGTAACATCACAAAATACTGGTGATGTAGCATGGCAAAAAGGCTCAACACAAACAATTAATTGGAGTGTCAATAATACAAACACACTTCCAGGATCATCAAATGTAAATATAAAATTATCTCTGGATGGAGGTTTGACCTTTCCAATAACTTTAGCGTCAAATATATTAAATGACGGTTCAGAAACTGTTTTGGTTCCATCCAATATTGAAGCCTCTACAAATTGCAGACTTTTAATAGAGCCGGTAAATAATATTTATTACGCCGTAAATAGTGCTCCTTTTGCAATAGGTTACACAGTTTCTACAAATTGTTCCACATTTAATTTTGAAGGCGGTTATGCTATAGGAACTAGTTCAAATTTTTTAAGTAAGACAGTTACGGTGCCCGCTTCGATTGGAACTATTTCTGATGTAAATGTTTCGGTTAACGTGACACATGCTAGATTTGAAGATTTAGAAATGCAGATTGTAAGTCCAAGCGGCAAAGTTGTTACCTTATTTAATAAAAGCTGCGGTACTACAAATTCCACTTTAGCACTTCAATTTGATGACAGCGGAAACGCTCTAAATTGTAATACAACCACAAGTCAGATTGTAATTCCAGCCAGTGCGTTAAGTGCTTTTAATGGGGAAAATTCGCAGGGAAATTGGACTTTTAGCGTTAAAGATGCAGTCACTGGAGGTTTTGGAACAATAAATTCAGCGTCTGTAAATATCTGTAATACAACATATACACTCGGAAATTCAGATTTTGAAAATATAGATTTTGCCCTATATCCAAATCCAAACAAAGGAAATTTTACGGTTCAATTTAACCGAGATTCAGTAAGTGAAGTGAAAATTTATGTCCATGATATTTTAGGCAAATACGTATACAGTAATACTTTCCAAGGTTCTGGATACTTCATTCAAGATGTTCAATTGCCAAATGTGCCAAATGGAGTTTATCTAGTTACTGTTATAGACGGAGATAAAAGAACAATCAGGAAAATTTTAGTGAATTAA
- a CDS encoding ComF family protein encodes MINYLINLFFPKVCDGCRAILLQNEIVFCTSCRHEMPLTQYHLDPKNQAVKKFYGKIDIQFAAAFLYFNKKGMVQELIHNLKYKGHEEIGTVLGNWYAEDLKEIQLAISFDVVIPVPLHPKKFKERGYNQVTTFGKALAEGLKIPYDDSVLYRKKYSKTQSKKNLLGRSENIENIFDAVLTEENQNKHFLIVDDVLTTGATLEACSRALLKIPGAKLSIVCMAMANS; translated from the coding sequence GTGATTAATTACCTAATAAATCTATTTTTCCCTAAAGTCTGCGATGGATGCCGAGCTATTTTACTGCAGAATGAAATTGTTTTCTGTACTTCATGCCGTCACGAAATGCCTCTTACTCAATATCATTTAGACCCAAAAAATCAAGCGGTAAAAAAGTTTTACGGCAAAATTGACATTCAATTTGCTGCGGCATTTTTATATTTTAATAAAAAGGGAATGGTTCAGGAATTAATTCACAACCTAAAGTATAAAGGTCATGAAGAAATTGGAACTGTTTTAGGAAACTGGTACGCCGAAGATTTAAAAGAAATTCAATTAGCAATTTCTTTTGATGTTGTAATTCCAGTCCCTTTACATCCAAAAAAATTTAAGGAACGCGGTTACAATCAAGTTACGACTTTTGGAAAGGCTTTAGCCGAAGGTTTAAAAATTCCTTACGATGATTCTGTTTTGTACCGAAAGAAATACTCTAAAACGCAGTCTAAAAAGAATCTTTTGGGAAGATCTGAAAACATCGAAAATATTTTTGATGCAGTTTTAACAGAAGAAAATCAAAATAAACATTTTCTAATTGTTGATGATGTTCTCACTACTGGTGCAACACTCGAAGCTTGTTCGAGAGCATTATTAAAAATTCCAGGAGCAAAACTAAGCATTGTCTGCATGGCAATGGCGAACTCTTAG
- a CDS encoding bifunctional riboflavin kinase/FAD synthetase produces the protein MKLFHSINDFQSTKKTILTLGTFDGVHIGHKKILERITQNTENGKYESLVLTFFPHPRMVLQEKSEIKLLNTISEKIKLLEATGIENLIVHPFDESFSRLTAEEFVHTILVDKFQIHKIIIGHDHRFGRNRTANIDDLIAFGKEYDFEVEQISAEEIQDVSVSSTKIRKALNEGNMALANEYLGYNYFLNGTIVKGKQLGRTIGFPTANIHIEEEYKLIPKIGVYVVKALVNEEIVYGMMNIGFNPTVNGEKQTVEVHLFNFDKDIYEQNIQVSLLHYIREEQKFGSVDALKDQLKQDQNQALAYINLL, from the coding sequence TTGAAGCTCTTTCATTCTATAAACGATTTTCAGTCGACCAAGAAAACAATTTTAACTCTTGGTACCTTTGACGGCGTGCATATTGGTCACAAAAAAATTCTGGAACGAATTACACAAAATACTGAAAACGGAAAATACGAAAGTCTGGTACTTACATTTTTTCCGCATCCGCGAATGGTGCTTCAAGAAAAATCAGAAATAAAATTGCTGAATACTATTAGCGAAAAAATAAAACTTCTTGAGGCTACTGGCATTGAAAATTTAATCGTTCATCCGTTCGACGAAAGTTTTTCAAGACTTACTGCAGAAGAATTTGTTCATACTATTTTGGTTGATAAATTTCAGATTCACAAAATAATTATCGGACATGATCATCGTTTTGGACGCAATCGAACTGCAAACATTGATGATTTAATTGCTTTCGGAAAAGAATACGACTTTGAAGTCGAACAAATTTCTGCTGAAGAAATTCAAGATGTTTCGGTAAGTTCAACCAAAATCAGAAAAGCTTTAAACGAAGGAAATATGGCTTTGGCCAATGAATATTTAGGATACAATTACTTCTTAAACGGAACGATTGTAAAAGGAAAACAGCTGGGAAGAACAATTGGTTTTCCTACTGCAAATATTCACATCGAGGAAGAGTACAAACTAATTCCAAAAATTGGTGTTTACGTTGTAAAAGCTCTTGTAAACGAAGAAATTGTTTACGGAATGATGAATATTGGTTTCAATCCGACTGTAAATGGCGAAAAACAAACTGTCGAGGTTCATCTTTTTAATTTCGACAAAGATATTTATGAGCAAAATATTCAAGTATCGTTGCTGCATTACATTCGCGAAGAACAGAAATTTGGCTCTGTAGATGCGCTGAAAGACCAGCTTAAACAAGATCAAAACCAAGCTTTAGCTTATATAAATCTTCTCTAA